One part of the Mangrovibacillus cuniculi genome encodes these proteins:
- the ispE gene encoding 4-(cytidine 5'-diphospho)-2-C-methyl-D-erythritol kinase, which produces MKLMVKAPAKINLALDVLHKRPDGFHEVEMIMTTIDLADRIELTERKDGEIRILSQNRFVPDDQRNLAYQAAKLLKDEFNVRTGVAIGIDKVIPVAAGLAGGSSDAAATLRGLNELWNLGLSLDELAVLGARIGSDVSFCVYGGTALATGRGEIIQELPAPPNCWVILAKPTIGVSTADVYRNLRLDGIKHPNIQAMVNSIKEQSYENVCANMGNVLETVTLPMHPEVQQIKEQMIRFGADAVLMSGSGPTVFGLVQYESRLQRVYNGLRGFCDQVFAVRLVGERNPIA; this is translated from the coding sequence ATGAAACTAATGGTAAAGGCTCCAGCTAAGATTAATTTAGCGTTAGATGTACTTCATAAACGACCTGATGGCTTTCATGAAGTGGAAATGATTATGACGACAATTGACTTAGCAGATCGTATAGAATTGACAGAGAGAAAAGATGGAGAGATCCGTATACTTTCTCAGAATCGCTTTGTTCCAGATGATCAACGAAATCTTGCATATCAAGCGGCGAAACTATTGAAAGATGAGTTTAATGTTCGAACAGGTGTAGCGATTGGTATTGATAAAGTTATACCTGTTGCCGCAGGACTAGCAGGTGGTAGTAGTGATGCCGCCGCCACTTTAAGAGGCTTGAACGAACTATGGAACCTTGGGCTATCTCTTGATGAATTAGCTGTCTTAGGAGCGAGAATCGGTTCTGACGTATCTTTTTGTGTATATGGAGGAACTGCTCTTGCTACTGGTAGAGGAGAAATAATACAAGAATTACCCGCACCACCTAATTGCTGGGTAATATTAGCGAAGCCGACAATCGGGGTATCGACAGCAGATGTATATCGAAATCTACGTCTTGATGGAATTAAGCATCCAAATATTCAAGCAATGGTTAATTCGATTAAAGAGCAGTCATATGAGAATGTTTGTGCAAATATGGGTAACGTTCTGGAAACAGTAACTTTACCAATGCACCCAGAGGTTCAACAGATTAAAGAACAAATGATTCGTTTTGGAGCAGATGCTGTTCTGATGAGTGGAAGTGGTCCAACGGTATTTGGTTTAGTTCAGTATGAATCACGATTGCAACGTGTTTACAATGGATTAAGAGGTTTCTGTGATCAGGTGTTCGCAGTTCGCTTGGTAGGAGAGCGAAACCCAATTGCGTAA
- the spoVG gene encoding septation regulator SpoVG codes for MEVTDVRLRRVNTDGRMRAIASITLDHEFVIHDIRVIDGNNGLFVAMPSKRTPDGEFRDIAHPINSGTRGKIQDAVLEEYHRVGDAETVVEFEEAGAS; via the coding sequence ATGGAAGTCACAGATGTGAGATTACGTCGTGTAAACACGGACGGAAGAATGAGAGCGATTGCATCTATTACGTTAGATCACGAGTTTGTTATTCATGATATTCGTGTAATTGATGGTAACAATGGATTATTCGTTGCTATGCCAAGTAAACGTACTCCAGACGGAGAGTTCAGAGATATTGCTCACCCAATTAACTCTGGAACACGTGGGAAAATCCAAGATGCAGTATTAGAAGAGTATCACCGCGTAGGAGATGCGGAAACAGTAGTAGAATTTGAAGAAGCAGGAGCTTCATAA
- a CDS encoding RidA family protein has protein sequence MKIVNSNEAPAAIGPYSQAVIHQGLVYTSGQIALKADGTLLNGNVTEQTKQVFENLEAVLKEAGSSLSQVIKATVFIKSMDDFQKINEVYANYFQDHKPARSCVEVARLPKDVLVEIEVIAIAS, from the coding sequence ATGAAAATAGTGAACTCTAATGAAGCTCCAGCAGCAATAGGTCCTTATTCTCAAGCTGTTATTCATCAAGGACTAGTCTACACTTCTGGACAGATTGCCTTAAAAGCAGATGGAACGTTGTTAAATGGCAATGTTACAGAGCAAACGAAACAAGTATTTGAAAACTTGGAGGCCGTACTTAAAGAAGCAGGCTCAAGTCTTTCTCAAGTAATTAAAGCAACTGTTTTTATTAAATCCATGGATGATTTTCAAAAGATTAATGAAGTGTACGCTAACTACTTCCAAGACCACAAGCCTGCTCGCTCTTGTGTAGAAGTAGCGCGCTTGCCTAAAGATGTGTTAGTCGAAATTGAAGTTATTGCGATAGCTAGTTAA
- the purR gene encoding pur operon repressor: protein MKFRRSERLIDMTNYLLEHPRQLVSLTFFSERYLSAKSSISEDLGIIKDTFEHQGIGTLKTFPGAAGGVYYIPKVKEEDAERILDDICLQMANPDRLLPGGYLYMTDLLGHPNMVQKVGKLLASAFASKEIDVIMTVATKGIPIAYATAAQLNVPVVIVRPDSRVTEGSTVSINYVSGSSKRIQTMVLSKRSLPEGANVLIVDDFMKAGGTINGMISLLQEFNATLSGIGVLVESEHAEDRLVDEYVSLVKLKNVDVKQKQIEVVRGNYFSRREVVTNENSEL, encoded by the coding sequence ATGAAATTTAGAAGAAGTGAACGACTTATTGATATGACGAATTATCTATTAGAGCACCCTCGTCAATTAGTCTCGTTAACGTTTTTCTCTGAACGTTATTTATCTGCAAAATCATCTATTAGTGAAGATTTAGGAATTATCAAAGATACGTTTGAACATCAAGGGATTGGTACGCTAAAAACTTTCCCGGGTGCTGCAGGCGGTGTCTACTATATTCCAAAAGTTAAAGAAGAAGATGCAGAGCGTATCTTAGACGATATTTGTTTACAAATGGCTAATCCGGACCGATTACTCCCGGGTGGATACCTATATATGACCGATTTGTTAGGCCATCCTAATATGGTTCAAAAAGTAGGGAAGTTATTAGCGTCTGCATTCGCTAGTAAAGAAATTGACGTCATCATGACGGTTGCAACAAAAGGGATTCCAATTGCCTACGCAACCGCAGCACAATTAAATGTACCTGTTGTTATTGTTCGTCCAGATAGTAGAGTAACAGAAGGCTCTACTGTTAGTATTAACTACGTTTCTGGATCTTCCAAGAGGATACAAACGATGGTATTGTCTAAACGAAGCCTTCCAGAAGGTGCAAATGTATTAATTGTGGATGATTTCATGAAAGCTGGTGGCACAATTAATGGCATGATTAGTCTGTTACAGGAGTTTAACGCAACACTTTCCGGAATTGGCGTGTTGGTAGAGTCTGAACATGCAGAAGACCGTTTAGTAGACGAGTATGTGTCGCTAGTAAAACTCAAAAATGTGGATGTGAAACAAAAACAAATTGAAGTGGTACGAGGTAATTATTTTTCAAGGAGAGAGGTAGTCACAAATGAAAATAGTGAACTCTAA
- the glmU gene encoding bifunctional UDP-N-acetylglucosamine diphosphorylase/glucosamine-1-phosphate N-acetyltransferase GlmU, whose protein sequence is MTNRYAIILAAGQGTRMKSSLYKVLHPVCGKPMVEHVVDQVKSLNMSEVVTIVGHGAEKVTAYLEGKSSFALQSEQLGTAHAVQQAAEKLEGKSGVTMVLCGDTPLITAATMQALMDQHISVGAKATVLTANLEDPTGYGRVVRDESGHVSRIVEHKDASEQERAISEINTGTYCFDNAALFEALKLVKNDNVQGEYYLPDVLEILKDQGEIISAYQTPNFNETIGVNDRVALSQAETLMRKRINEEHMRNGITIIDPLTTYIESDVVIGRDTIVLPGTFIKQGSEIGENCTVGPQSEIVASKIGNHTTIRQSVVTESEVGDDVQVGPFAHIRPNSKVENEAKVGNFVELKKAQLGKGSKVSHLSYMGDANIGDGVNIGCGTITVNYDGTSKYVTTIEDGAFVGCNTNLIAPVTVEKGAYVAAGSTITEDVPSESLAIARARQVNKEGYVKK, encoded by the coding sequence ATGACAAACCGATACGCTATAATACTAGCGGCAGGCCAAGGAACACGAATGAAGTCTTCTCTATATAAAGTTCTTCACCCTGTTTGTGGTAAACCGATGGTGGAACACGTTGTAGATCAAGTAAAATCTTTAAATATGTCTGAAGTTGTCACAATTGTAGGTCACGGAGCAGAAAAGGTTACTGCTTATTTAGAAGGGAAATCATCTTTTGCTTTGCAAAGTGAACAATTAGGGACAGCTCATGCAGTACAACAAGCTGCAGAGAAGTTAGAAGGAAAGTCAGGAGTTACAATGGTTTTATGTGGTGATACACCGCTAATTACTGCAGCTACTATGCAGGCGTTAATGGATCAACATATCTCTGTTGGCGCGAAAGCAACAGTATTAACAGCTAACCTAGAAGATCCTACTGGATACGGTCGTGTAGTTCGTGATGAATCAGGTCATGTATCAAGAATTGTTGAGCATAAAGATGCGAGCGAACAAGAGCGAGCAATTTCAGAAATTAATACCGGTACGTATTGTTTTGATAATGCAGCACTTTTCGAAGCTCTGAAGCTTGTTAAAAATGACAATGTGCAAGGCGAATACTATTTGCCAGATGTACTTGAAATTTTAAAAGATCAAGGTGAAATCATTTCTGCATACCAAACACCAAACTTCAATGAAACAATTGGTGTGAACGATCGTGTTGCTTTGTCGCAAGCAGAGACATTAATGCGAAAGCGTATTAATGAAGAGCATATGCGAAATGGTATTACAATTATCGATCCTCTTACAACGTACATTGAATCCGATGTAGTTATTGGAAGAGACACTATTGTATTACCAGGGACTTTTATTAAGCAAGGATCTGAGATTGGTGAAAACTGTACAGTAGGTCCTCAGTCAGAAATAGTAGCAAGTAAAATAGGGAATCATACAACAATTAGACAATCTGTGGTTACGGAAAGTGAAGTAGGCGATGATGTTCAAGTTGGACCATTTGCTCATATCCGTCCAAACTCAAAAGTAGAAAACGAAGCAAAAGTAGGGAATTTTGTCGAGTTGAAAAAAGCACAGCTTGGTAAGGGTAGTAAAGTGTCTCACTTAAGTTACATGGGAGATGCAAATATTGGAGATGGTGTAAACATCGGTTGTGGCACTATCACTGTTAATTACGATGGAACGTCAAAATATGTAACGACTATTGAAGATGGTGCATTCGTTGGATGTAATACCAATCTGATTGCTCCAGTAACAGTGGAAAAAGGAGCTTATGTAGCAGCTGGCTCTACGATTACAGAAGATGTTCCAAGTGAATCTTTAGCAATTGCACGTGCACGTCAAGTAAACAAAGAAGGTTATGTCAAAAAGTAA